The Pleuronectes platessa chromosome 23, fPlePla1.1, whole genome shotgun sequence genome contains a region encoding:
- the gigyf1a gene encoding GRB10-interacting GYF protein 1 isoform X2 yields MTAETLNFGPEWLRALSSGGSVTSPPPSPAMPKYKLADYRYGREEMLALYIKDNKVPEDLQDKEFAAILQDEPMQPLALVPLTEEEQRNFSMSVNSVAVLRLMGKGVSAAAPAGVVRGRGTARGGRGRGRGEGAFYQRSIEEVEVGFGHPGREIHRSQSWDDRGERRFEKPLRREVGRPGFEEVVVPVVPGRKDFTRADSDNWRTLREEQEEEEGAVAGAEPGTNWRLALSRRDVSSVSVLSDGCPRSAGWREHPGPGESRRRKFDFDFRESDGRGGGGGRRRAGSEGLEDDRDGLPEWCTDEEDGEMGTFDSSGAFMPLKKGGKDIFLDDEFDFKGIEEEEEEEEEEEEERFTETERNSPEGQNESKETGSAVVDGEAKPASPSSSPPTHCTPPSLEPQPSNACTVVDNTQLSNSHPVKTNRTHREDFAPVGFSKARMSSSTTSHILPPPPPSSAAPLHPPSGGDNEDDEGMKHLQQEAEKMVASLQDTSLEEECFTQALQQHESRNTAAALPLSHEAAMKWFYKDPQGEIQGPFTTVEMCEWFQAGYFTMTLLVKRGCDEGFQPLGDVIKMWGRVPFAPGPSPPPLLVRQPPPTQRSQTTRGTAGTGDQERLKKQQELAAAALYQQLQQQQLFQLINSEQGMMPSMNRSMSVPDTGSMWDMHTSASQPSGGEASLWDITMNPTTQGPTLEQLQKLQQERRDAELRVKREEEEQRKRREEKRRLQEEQKRREEEELFRRKQCRQQQELIMKLLQQTPQQQGPGASSSGWSGGPSSGLTKAVKTPTMALMEMQQEAERLLKQQQQQRAQQQRERHSGMSMGSSSMGGQWADGVGMWGGPGGMEGKSSSGSSSGSMGMWDEAVKNQASLRGNSNNNMGLKNSRSSPSLSDQYMMRRKRTEEEDKLLKLLQGMKPQDGFTTWCEQMLHALNTSANNSTSSLDVATIVAYLKEVESPYAVLDFIRSYLGDTVEAKEFAKQFLERRAKQKANQQRQQQQQLSKEVAGLNMNFPLQDSMRGMNPSTLQSMFQTNHMGKAGLYDNQGGKMKKKQPMMLHSDPSILGYSYHNAGECLSLNEMEMVEDY; encoded by the exons ATGACTGCTGAGACTCTTAACTTCGGCCCAGAATG GCTCCGTGCACTGTCCAGTGGGGGGAGTGTGACgtccccccctccttcccccgCCATGCCAAAGTACAAGCTGGCCGATTACCGCTACGGCCGAGAGGAGATGTTAGCACTTTATATCAAAGACAACAAG GTCCCAGAGGACTTGCAGGATAAGGAGTTTGCTGCTATTCTGCAGGATGAACCCATGCAGCCACTGGCACTGGTGCCTCtcactgaggaggagcag AGGAACTTCTCCATGTCTGTGAACAGTGTGGCAGTGCTGAGGCTCATGGGAAAAGGGGTCAGCGCAGCTGCCCCAGCTGGAGTGGTCCGAGGACGAGGGACCGCACGAGGCGGTCGAg gaCGAGGTCGTGGTGAAGGTGCATTCTACCAAAGAAGTATTGAGGAAGTGGAGGTGGGTTTTGGCCACCCTGGGCGAGAGATACACCGCAGCCAGAGCTGGGATGACAG GGGTGAGCGTCGTTTTGAGAAGCCGCTACGGCGGGAAGTGGGGCGTCCTGGCTTTGAAGAGGTCGTAGTCCCCGTGGTTCCAGGGAGGAAGGACTTCACAAGGGCTGACAGCGATAACTGGCGCACCCTccgggaggagcaggaggaggaggaaggggcggTGGCAGGGGCGGAGCCAGGCACCAACTGGAGACTTGCGCTATCCCGCAGAGATG TATCATCAGTATCTGTTCTGTCAGATGGCTGTCCTCGCTCAGCAGGCTGGCGGGAACACCCCGGGCCAGGCGAGAGTCGTCGTCGGAAGTTTGATTTCGACTTCCGGGAATCTGAcggtcgtggtggtggtggtggtcgcCGGCGTGCGGGCAGTGAGGGACTAGAGGACGACAGGGACGGCCTGCCAGAGTGGTGCACAGATGAGGAAGATGGGGAGATGGGCACGTTTGACTCCTCTGGAGCCTTCATGCCTTTGAAG AAGGGTGGCAAGGACATATTCCTGGACGATGAGTTTGACTTTAAGGggatagaggaagaggaagaggaagaggaagaagaggaggaggagcgtttCACTGAAACCGAGAGGAACAGCCCTGAAGGACAAAACG AGAGTAAAGAAACTGGCTCTGCTGTGGTTGATGGTGAGGCAAAACCAGCatcaccctcctcttctcctccaacaCACTGTACCCCTCCATCCCTTGAGCCTCAGCCCAGCAACGCATGCACAGTTGTGGATAACACTCAGCTGAGCAACAGCCACCCTGTCAAGACCAACAGGACGCATCGTGAAG actTTGCTCCGGTAGGATTTTCCAAGGCCCGGATGAGCTCCAGCACCACCTCCCACATTCTGCCTCCCCCACccccttcctctgctgctcctctccaccctccatctggaggagacaatgaggatgatgagggcaTGAAGCACCTGCAGCAG GAGGCAGAGAAGATGGTGGCATCACTACAGGACACCTCTTTGGAGGAGGAGTGTTTCACCCAGGCTCTGCAGCAGCACGAGAGCAGGAACACTGCAGCCGCACTACCACTATCTCATGAAGCCGCTATGAAGTGGTTCTACAAGGACCCACAGGGAGAAATCCAGG GTCCTTTCACCACGGTGGAGATGTGTGAGTGGTTCCAGGCTGGCTACTTCACCATGACCCTGCTGGTGAAGCGGGGCTGTGATGAGGGCTTTCAGCCCCTGGGGGACGTGATCAAAATGTGGGGCCGTGTACCCTTCGCCCCAGGGCCCTCCCCGCCGCCCCTGTTGGTGAGACAGCCACCACCAACGCAGCGCTCGCAGACCACCCGGGGGACCGCTGGGACT GGAGACCAGGAGCGCCTGAAGAAGCAACAGGAGCTGGCGGCAGCAGCTCTATATCAGCAgctccaacagcagcagctattCCAGCTCATTAACAG TGAGCAGGGTATGATGCCTTCGATGAACAGATCGATGTCAGTGCCAGATACAGGGTCCATGTGGGACATGCATACCTCAGCTTCACAGCCATCCG GCGGTGAAGCCAGTCTTTGGGACATAACAATGAATCCTACTACTCAGGGTCCAACTCTCGAACAGCTTCAAAAG cTCCAGCAAGAGAGGCGAGACGCTGAACTCAGGGTGAagcgtgaggaggaggagcagcgtaagaggagagaagagaagaggaggctacaagaggaacagaagaggagggaggaagaggagctatTCAGACGCAAGCAG TGTCGTCAGCAGCAGGAACTGATCATGAAGTTGCTGCAGCAGACGCCCCAGCAGCAGGGTCCAGGGGCAAGCAGCTCGGGCTGGAGTGGGGGTCCCTCCTCGGGCCTCACCAAAGCAGTTAAAACCCCAACTATGGCTCTGATGGAAatgcagcaggaggcagagaggcttctgaagcagcagcagcagcagagagcccagcagcagagagagcgC CACTCCGgcatgtcaatggggagctcctCCATGGGAGGTCAGTGGGCTGATGGTGTTGGCATGTGGGGTGGGCCTGGAGGTATGGAGGGTAAAAGCAGCAGTGGAAGCTCTTCAGGCAGCATGGGCATGTGGGACGAGGCTGTGAAGAACCAGGCCAGCCTGCGTGGCAACAGTAACAACAACATGGGCTTGAAGAACAGCCGCAGCAGCCCATCACTCAG TGATCAGTACATGATGCGCCGTAAgcggacagaggaggaggataagctgctgaagctgctgcagggcATGAAGCCCCAGGATGGCTTCACCACCTGGTGTGAGCAGATGCTGCATGCTCTCAACACCTCTGCCaacaactccacctcctctttgGATG TTGCCACAATTGTGGCGTACCTGAAGGAGGTGGAGTCACCCTATGCAGTGCTGGACTTCATCCGGTCCTACCTAGGGGACACAGTGGAAGCCAAAGAGTTCGCCAAACAGTTTCTGGAGCGACGTGCCAAACAGAAAGCCAACCAacagagacagcagcagcagcag
- the gigyf1a gene encoding GRB10-interacting GYF protein 1 isoform X4 produces MTAETLNFGPEWLRALSSGGSVTSPPPSPAMPKYKLADYRYGREEMLALYIKDNKVPEDLQDKEFAAILQDEPMQPLALVPLTEEEQRNFSMSVNSVAVLRLMGKGVSAAAPAGVVRGRGTARGGRGRGRGEGAFYQRSIEEVEVGFGHPGREIHRSQSWDDRGERRFEKPLRREVGRPGFEEVVVPVVPGRKDFTRADSDNWRTLREEQEEEEGAVAGAEPGTNWRLALSRRDDGCPRSAGWREHPGPGESRRRKFDFDFRESDGRGGGGGRRRAGSEGLEDDRDGLPEWCTDEEDGEMGTFDSSGAFMPLKKGGKDIFLDDEFDFKGIEEEEEEEEEEEEERFTETERNSPEGQNESKETGSAVVDGEAKPASPSSSPPTHCTPPSLEPQPSNACTVVDNTQLSNSHPVKTNRTHREDFAPVGFSKARMSSSTTSHILPPPPPSSAAPLHPPSGGDNEDDEGMKHLQQEAEKMVASLQDTSLEEECFTQALQQHESRNTAAALPLSHEAAMKWFYKDPQGEIQGPFTTVEMCEWFQAGYFTMTLLVKRGCDEGFQPLGDVIKMWGRVPFAPGPSPPPLLVRQPPPTQRSQTTRGTAGTGDQERLKKQQELAAAALYQQLQQQQLFQLINRCSEQGMMPSMNRSMSVPDTGSMWDMHTSASQPSGGEASLWDITMNPTTQGPTLEQLQKLQQERRDAELRVKREEEEQRKRREEKRRLQEEQKRREEEELFRRKQCRQQQELIMKLLQQTPQQQGPGASSSGWSGGPSSGLTKAVKTPTMALMEMQQEAERLLKQQQQQRAQQQRERHSGMSMGSSSMGGQWADGVGMWGGPGGMEGKSSSGSSSGSMGMWDEAVKNQASLRGNSNNNMGLKNSRSSPSLSDQYMMRRKRTEEEDKLLKLLQGMKPQDGFTTWCEQMLHALNTSANNSTSSLDVATIVAYLKEVESPYAVLDFIRSYLGDTVEAKEFAKQFLERRAKQKANQQRQQQQQLSKEVAGLNMNFPLQDSMRGMNPSTLQSMFQTNHMGKAGLYDNQGGKMKKKQPMMLHSDPSILGYSYHNAGECLSLNEMEMVEDY; encoded by the exons ATGACTGCTGAGACTCTTAACTTCGGCCCAGAATG GCTCCGTGCACTGTCCAGTGGGGGGAGTGTGACgtccccccctccttcccccgCCATGCCAAAGTACAAGCTGGCCGATTACCGCTACGGCCGAGAGGAGATGTTAGCACTTTATATCAAAGACAACAAG GTCCCAGAGGACTTGCAGGATAAGGAGTTTGCTGCTATTCTGCAGGATGAACCCATGCAGCCACTGGCACTGGTGCCTCtcactgaggaggagcag AGGAACTTCTCCATGTCTGTGAACAGTGTGGCAGTGCTGAGGCTCATGGGAAAAGGGGTCAGCGCAGCTGCCCCAGCTGGAGTGGTCCGAGGACGAGGGACCGCACGAGGCGGTCGAg gaCGAGGTCGTGGTGAAGGTGCATTCTACCAAAGAAGTATTGAGGAAGTGGAGGTGGGTTTTGGCCACCCTGGGCGAGAGATACACCGCAGCCAGAGCTGGGATGACAG GGGTGAGCGTCGTTTTGAGAAGCCGCTACGGCGGGAAGTGGGGCGTCCTGGCTTTGAAGAGGTCGTAGTCCCCGTGGTTCCAGGGAGGAAGGACTTCACAAGGGCTGACAGCGATAACTGGCGCACCCTccgggaggagcaggaggaggaggaaggggcggTGGCAGGGGCGGAGCCAGGCACCAACTGGAGACTTGCGCTATCCCGCAGAGATG ATGGCTGTCCTCGCTCAGCAGGCTGGCGGGAACACCCCGGGCCAGGCGAGAGTCGTCGTCGGAAGTTTGATTTCGACTTCCGGGAATCTGAcggtcgtggtggtggtggtggtcgcCGGCGTGCGGGCAGTGAGGGACTAGAGGACGACAGGGACGGCCTGCCAGAGTGGTGCACAGATGAGGAAGATGGGGAGATGGGCACGTTTGACTCCTCTGGAGCCTTCATGCCTTTGAAG AAGGGTGGCAAGGACATATTCCTGGACGATGAGTTTGACTTTAAGGggatagaggaagaggaagaggaagaggaagaagaggaggaggagcgtttCACTGAAACCGAGAGGAACAGCCCTGAAGGACAAAACG AGAGTAAAGAAACTGGCTCTGCTGTGGTTGATGGTGAGGCAAAACCAGCatcaccctcctcttctcctccaacaCACTGTACCCCTCCATCCCTTGAGCCTCAGCCCAGCAACGCATGCACAGTTGTGGATAACACTCAGCTGAGCAACAGCCACCCTGTCAAGACCAACAGGACGCATCGTGAAG actTTGCTCCGGTAGGATTTTCCAAGGCCCGGATGAGCTCCAGCACCACCTCCCACATTCTGCCTCCCCCACccccttcctctgctgctcctctccaccctccatctggaggagacaatgaggatgatgagggcaTGAAGCACCTGCAGCAG GAGGCAGAGAAGATGGTGGCATCACTACAGGACACCTCTTTGGAGGAGGAGTGTTTCACCCAGGCTCTGCAGCAGCACGAGAGCAGGAACACTGCAGCCGCACTACCACTATCTCATGAAGCCGCTATGAAGTGGTTCTACAAGGACCCACAGGGAGAAATCCAGG GTCCTTTCACCACGGTGGAGATGTGTGAGTGGTTCCAGGCTGGCTACTTCACCATGACCCTGCTGGTGAAGCGGGGCTGTGATGAGGGCTTTCAGCCCCTGGGGGACGTGATCAAAATGTGGGGCCGTGTACCCTTCGCCCCAGGGCCCTCCCCGCCGCCCCTGTTGGTGAGACAGCCACCACCAACGCAGCGCTCGCAGACCACCCGGGGGACCGCTGGGACT GGAGACCAGGAGCGCCTGAAGAAGCAACAGGAGCTGGCGGCAGCAGCTCTATATCAGCAgctccaacagcagcagctattCCAGCTCATTAACAG GTGCAGTGAGCAGGGTATGATGCCTTCGATGAACAGATCGATGTCAGTGCCAGATACAGGGTCCATGTGGGACATGCATACCTCAGCTTCACAGCCATCCG GCGGTGAAGCCAGTCTTTGGGACATAACAATGAATCCTACTACTCAGGGTCCAACTCTCGAACAGCTTCAAAAG cTCCAGCAAGAGAGGCGAGACGCTGAACTCAGGGTGAagcgtgaggaggaggagcagcgtaagaggagagaagagaagaggaggctacaagaggaacagaagaggagggaggaagaggagctatTCAGACGCAAGCAG TGTCGTCAGCAGCAGGAACTGATCATGAAGTTGCTGCAGCAGACGCCCCAGCAGCAGGGTCCAGGGGCAAGCAGCTCGGGCTGGAGTGGGGGTCCCTCCTCGGGCCTCACCAAAGCAGTTAAAACCCCAACTATGGCTCTGATGGAAatgcagcaggaggcagagaggcttctgaagcagcagcagcagcagagagcccagcagcagagagagcgC CACTCCGgcatgtcaatggggagctcctCCATGGGAGGTCAGTGGGCTGATGGTGTTGGCATGTGGGGTGGGCCTGGAGGTATGGAGGGTAAAAGCAGCAGTGGAAGCTCTTCAGGCAGCATGGGCATGTGGGACGAGGCTGTGAAGAACCAGGCCAGCCTGCGTGGCAACAGTAACAACAACATGGGCTTGAAGAACAGCCGCAGCAGCCCATCACTCAG TGATCAGTACATGATGCGCCGTAAgcggacagaggaggaggataagctgctgaagctgctgcagggcATGAAGCCCCAGGATGGCTTCACCACCTGGTGTGAGCAGATGCTGCATGCTCTCAACACCTCTGCCaacaactccacctcctctttgGATG TTGCCACAATTGTGGCGTACCTGAAGGAGGTGGAGTCACCCTATGCAGTGCTGGACTTCATCCGGTCCTACCTAGGGGACACAGTGGAAGCCAAAGAGTTCGCCAAACAGTTTCTGGAGCGACGTGCCAAACAGAAAGCCAACCAacagagacagcagcagcagcag
- the gigyf1a gene encoding GRB10-interacting GYF protein 1 isoform X3 translates to MTAETLNFGPEWLRALSSGGSVTSPPPSPAMPKYKLADYRYGREEMLALYIKDNKVPEDLQDKEFAAILQDEPMQPLALVPLTEEEQRNFSMSVNSVAVLRLMGKGVSAAAPAGVVRGRGTARGGRGRGRGEGAFYQRSIEEVEVGFGHPGREIHRSQSWDDRGERRFEKPLRREVGRPGFEEVVVPVVPGRKDFTRADSDNWRTLREEQEEEEGAVAGAEPGTNWRLALSRRDVSVLSDGCPRSAGWREHPGPGESRRRKFDFDFRESDGRGGGGGRRRAGSEGLEDDRDGLPEWCTDEEDGEMGTFDSSGAFMPLKKGGKDIFLDDEFDFKGIEEEEEEEEEEEEERFTETERNSPEGQNESKETGSAVVDGEAKPASPSSSPPTHCTPPSLEPQPSNACTVVDNTQLSNSHPVKTNRTHREDFAPVGFSKARMSSSTTSHILPPPPPSSAAPLHPPSGGDNEDDEGMKHLQQEAEKMVASLQDTSLEEECFTQALQQHESRNTAAALPLSHEAAMKWFYKDPQGEIQGPFTTVEMCEWFQAGYFTMTLLVKRGCDEGFQPLGDVIKMWGRVPFAPGPSPPPLLVRQPPPTQRSQTTRGTAGTGDQERLKKQQELAAAALYQQLQQQQLFQLINRCSEQGMMPSMNRSMSVPDTGSMWDMHTSASQPSGGEASLWDITMNPTTQGPTLEQLQKLQQERRDAELRVKREEEEQRKRREEKRRLQEEQKRREEEELFRRKQCRQQQELIMKLLQQTPQQQGPGASSSGWSGGPSSGLTKAVKTPTMALMEMQQEAERLLKQQQQQRAQQQRERHSGMSMGSSSMGGQWADGVGMWGGPGGMEGKSSSGSSSGSMGMWDEAVKNQASLRGNSNNNMGLKNSRSSPSLSDQYMMRRKRTEEEDKLLKLLQGMKPQDGFTTWCEQMLHALNTSANNSTSSLDVATIVAYLKEVESPYAVLDFIRSYLGDTVEAKEFAKQFLERRAKQKANQQRQQQQQLSKEVAGLNMNFPLQDSMRGMNPSTLQSMFQTNHMGKAGLYDNQGGKMKKKQPMMLHSDPSILGYSYHNAGECLSLNEMEMVEDY, encoded by the exons ATGACTGCTGAGACTCTTAACTTCGGCCCAGAATG GCTCCGTGCACTGTCCAGTGGGGGGAGTGTGACgtccccccctccttcccccgCCATGCCAAAGTACAAGCTGGCCGATTACCGCTACGGCCGAGAGGAGATGTTAGCACTTTATATCAAAGACAACAAG GTCCCAGAGGACTTGCAGGATAAGGAGTTTGCTGCTATTCTGCAGGATGAACCCATGCAGCCACTGGCACTGGTGCCTCtcactgaggaggagcag AGGAACTTCTCCATGTCTGTGAACAGTGTGGCAGTGCTGAGGCTCATGGGAAAAGGGGTCAGCGCAGCTGCCCCAGCTGGAGTGGTCCGAGGACGAGGGACCGCACGAGGCGGTCGAg gaCGAGGTCGTGGTGAAGGTGCATTCTACCAAAGAAGTATTGAGGAAGTGGAGGTGGGTTTTGGCCACCCTGGGCGAGAGATACACCGCAGCCAGAGCTGGGATGACAG GGGTGAGCGTCGTTTTGAGAAGCCGCTACGGCGGGAAGTGGGGCGTCCTGGCTTTGAAGAGGTCGTAGTCCCCGTGGTTCCAGGGAGGAAGGACTTCACAAGGGCTGACAGCGATAACTGGCGCACCCTccgggaggagcaggaggaggaggaaggggcggTGGCAGGGGCGGAGCCAGGCACCAACTGGAGACTTGCGCTATCCCGCAGAGATG TATCTGTTCTGTCAGATGGCTGTCCTCGCTCAGCAGGCTGGCGGGAACACCCCGGGCCAGGCGAGAGTCGTCGTCGGAAGTTTGATTTCGACTTCCGGGAATCTGAcggtcgtggtggtggtggtggtcgcCGGCGTGCGGGCAGTGAGGGACTAGAGGACGACAGGGACGGCCTGCCAGAGTGGTGCACAGATGAGGAAGATGGGGAGATGGGCACGTTTGACTCCTCTGGAGCCTTCATGCCTTTGAAG AAGGGTGGCAAGGACATATTCCTGGACGATGAGTTTGACTTTAAGGggatagaggaagaggaagaggaagaggaagaagaggaggaggagcgtttCACTGAAACCGAGAGGAACAGCCCTGAAGGACAAAACG AGAGTAAAGAAACTGGCTCTGCTGTGGTTGATGGTGAGGCAAAACCAGCatcaccctcctcttctcctccaacaCACTGTACCCCTCCATCCCTTGAGCCTCAGCCCAGCAACGCATGCACAGTTGTGGATAACACTCAGCTGAGCAACAGCCACCCTGTCAAGACCAACAGGACGCATCGTGAAG actTTGCTCCGGTAGGATTTTCCAAGGCCCGGATGAGCTCCAGCACCACCTCCCACATTCTGCCTCCCCCACccccttcctctgctgctcctctccaccctccatctggaggagacaatgaggatgatgagggcaTGAAGCACCTGCAGCAG GAGGCAGAGAAGATGGTGGCATCACTACAGGACACCTCTTTGGAGGAGGAGTGTTTCACCCAGGCTCTGCAGCAGCACGAGAGCAGGAACACTGCAGCCGCACTACCACTATCTCATGAAGCCGCTATGAAGTGGTTCTACAAGGACCCACAGGGAGAAATCCAGG GTCCTTTCACCACGGTGGAGATGTGTGAGTGGTTCCAGGCTGGCTACTTCACCATGACCCTGCTGGTGAAGCGGGGCTGTGATGAGGGCTTTCAGCCCCTGGGGGACGTGATCAAAATGTGGGGCCGTGTACCCTTCGCCCCAGGGCCCTCCCCGCCGCCCCTGTTGGTGAGACAGCCACCACCAACGCAGCGCTCGCAGACCACCCGGGGGACCGCTGGGACT GGAGACCAGGAGCGCCTGAAGAAGCAACAGGAGCTGGCGGCAGCAGCTCTATATCAGCAgctccaacagcagcagctattCCAGCTCATTAACAG GTGCAGTGAGCAGGGTATGATGCCTTCGATGAACAGATCGATGTCAGTGCCAGATACAGGGTCCATGTGGGACATGCATACCTCAGCTTCACAGCCATCCG GCGGTGAAGCCAGTCTTTGGGACATAACAATGAATCCTACTACTCAGGGTCCAACTCTCGAACAGCTTCAAAAG cTCCAGCAAGAGAGGCGAGACGCTGAACTCAGGGTGAagcgtgaggaggaggagcagcgtaagaggagagaagagaagaggaggctacaagaggaacagaagaggagggaggaagaggagctatTCAGACGCAAGCAG TGTCGTCAGCAGCAGGAACTGATCATGAAGTTGCTGCAGCAGACGCCCCAGCAGCAGGGTCCAGGGGCAAGCAGCTCGGGCTGGAGTGGGGGTCCCTCCTCGGGCCTCACCAAAGCAGTTAAAACCCCAACTATGGCTCTGATGGAAatgcagcaggaggcagagaggcttctgaagcagcagcagcagcagagagcccagcagcagagagagcgC CACTCCGgcatgtcaatggggagctcctCCATGGGAGGTCAGTGGGCTGATGGTGTTGGCATGTGGGGTGGGCCTGGAGGTATGGAGGGTAAAAGCAGCAGTGGAAGCTCTTCAGGCAGCATGGGCATGTGGGACGAGGCTGTGAAGAACCAGGCCAGCCTGCGTGGCAACAGTAACAACAACATGGGCTTGAAGAACAGCCGCAGCAGCCCATCACTCAG TGATCAGTACATGATGCGCCGTAAgcggacagaggaggaggataagctgctgaagctgctgcagggcATGAAGCCCCAGGATGGCTTCACCACCTGGTGTGAGCAGATGCTGCATGCTCTCAACACCTCTGCCaacaactccacctcctctttgGATG TTGCCACAATTGTGGCGTACCTGAAGGAGGTGGAGTCACCCTATGCAGTGCTGGACTTCATCCGGTCCTACCTAGGGGACACAGTGGAAGCCAAAGAGTTCGCCAAACAGTTTCTGGAGCGACGTGCCAAACAGAAAGCCAACCAacagagacagcagcagcagcag